From Flavipsychrobacter sp., a single genomic window includes:
- the fmt gene encoding methionyl-tRNA formyltransferase produces the protein MKKFEEIRIVYYGTPEFAVASLKALVEAGANVVGVVTAPDKPAGRGKQLQASDVKKYALEAGLNILQPTNMKHEGFIEELKGLCADLQVVVAFRMMPEVVWNMPPMGTINVHGSLLPQYRGAAPINWAIINGEQETGVTTFKLKHEIDTGDILLQRKVPIGEHDNLGKIYELLMNEGAALLVETVKGLAAGTLNEIPQKDIAVENLKAAPKIFKPDTKIDWSKNVMDIYNLIRGLSPYPCAYTDLQDSTMKIYSASYEVASHNAAIGSYETDNKTYLKFAASDGWIAVEDMQLQGKKRMDIASFLRGFRG, from the coding sequence ATGAAAAAGTTTGAAGAAATAAGGATCGTATATTATGGAACACCTGAGTTTGCAGTAGCTTCTTTAAAGGCACTGGTAGAAGCAGGGGCAAATGTTGTGGGAGTGGTAACCGCCCCTGATAAACCAGCGGGTAGGGGCAAGCAGTTGCAAGCTTCTGATGTGAAGAAATATGCCTTAGAAGCAGGACTGAATATATTGCAACCTACTAATATGAAGCACGAAGGCTTTATAGAGGAGCTTAAAGGCTTGTGTGCTGACCTTCAGGTAGTGGTAGCTTTTAGGATGATGCCGGAAGTGGTATGGAATATGCCACCAATGGGTACTATTAATGTTCATGGTTCATTATTGCCTCAGTATAGAGGGGCTGCGCCTATCAACTGGGCTATAATAAATGGGGAGCAGGAAACAGGGGTGACAACTTTTAAGCTTAAGCATGAAATAGATACAGGAGATATATTACTGCAAAGGAAGGTGCCTATAGGTGAGCACGATAATCTAGGAAAGATCTATGAGTTGTTGATGAATGAGGGAGCTGCTTTGTTAGTAGAAACAGTAAAGGGGCTTGCGGCAGGAACATTAAACGAGATACCACAAAAAGATATAGCGGTAGAGAATCTTAAAGCAGCACCTAAAATATTCAAGCCCGATACAAAGATAGACTGGAGTAAAAATGTAATGGATATATATAACCTTATAAGAGGGTTGTCTCCATATCCATGCGCTTATACAGACTTGCAGGATAGCACTATGAAAATATACTCGGCTAGCTACGAAGTAGCTTCACATAATGCTGCTATAGGTAGTTATGAAACCGATAATAAAACCTATTTAAAGTTTGCTGCGTCTGATGGCTGGATAGCTGTTGAGGATATGCAGCTGCAAGGGAAAAAACGTATGGATATAGCTTCTTTCCTAAGAGGTTTTAGAGGCTAG
- a CDS encoding aminotransferase class V-fold PLP-dependent enzyme codes for MKFNRRGFIRSASLLAGFTISEIDAMATMNRTATQGRSVASDDKKYWGDVRELFPLEKGYAYLNNGTVGPSPYPVIEAIHRGMMLTDEKGKYHHGKEVVESLARFIGAAKEEIAITHNVTEGINIACWGVPLKRRDEVIMTTHEHVGNALPWLNRMKQDGIVIKTFTPADTADETLHRVKKLISSKTRVIAVPHMPCTQGQILPVKDICLIAQKDNIYTFIDGAHGPGMLPVDVKDLGCDVYASCGHKWMLGPKGTGFLYVNRSFQDNLIPKYVGGGSASWELSGEEASIESYTDTAHRYYGGTQNTGLLDGLVATVDFLEHIGVQNIYQRIKYLGTYAQEQLLSIGNKVELLTPTEKESFCGINSFVIKGIDNKKFFTESIDKGVRIRYVPESKLNCLRVSTHIYNSTEDIDMLIEEIKKVV; via the coding sequence ATGAAGTTCAATCGCAGAGGGTTTATAAGGTCTGCTTCCTTACTGGCAGGATTTACTATTAGTGAAATAGATGCAATGGCAACTATGAATCGTACAGCAACTCAAGGAAGAAGTGTTGCGAGTGACGATAAAAAGTATTGGGGAGATGTAAGGGAGTTGTTCCCTCTGGAAAAAGGGTATGCTTATTTAAATAATGGTACAGTTGGGCCTTCACCTTACCCTGTGATAGAAGCTATTCATAGAGGAATGATGCTGACCGATGAGAAAGGTAAATATCATCATGGTAAGGAAGTAGTCGAAAGCCTCGCAAGGTTTATTGGCGCAGCTAAAGAAGAAATAGCTATTACTCATAATGTGACGGAAGGGATAAATATAGCCTGCTGGGGAGTGCCTTTGAAAAGAAGGGATGAGGTAATAATGACCACGCATGAGCATGTTGGTAATGCGTTACCTTGGTTGAATAGGATGAAGCAAGATGGTATCGTCATTAAAACCTTTACGCCTGCTGATACCGCTGATGAAACCTTGCATAGAGTGAAAAAGCTTATCAGCTCTAAAACAAGAGTAATAGCAGTGCCTCATATGCCCTGTACTCAGGGGCAGATATTGCCGGTAAAAGATATTTGTTTAATAGCACAAAAGGATAACATATATACCTTTATAGATGGTGCTCATGGGCCAGGTATGCTGCCTGTTGATGTAAAAGATCTAGGCTGCGATGTGTATGCTAGTTGTGGGCACAAGTGGATGCTCGGACCCAAAGGAACCGGTTTTTTATATGTAAATAGATCGTTTCAAGACAATCTAATACCTAAATATGTAGGTGGAGGTTCTGCCTCATGGGAGCTTTCTGGAGAGGAAGCTAGTATTGAAAGTTATACAGATACTGCACATAGGTATTATGGTGGTACACAAAATACGGGCCTTTTGGATGGCCTTGTAGCAACAGTAGATTTTCTAGAGCATATTGGTGTGCAAAATATATATCAACGCATAAAATACCTAGGCACTTACGCACAGGAGCAATTGCTATCTATAGGAAATAAAGTGGAGTTGCTAACACCTACGGAAAAAGAGTCTTTTTGTGGTATTAATAGTTTTGTGATAAAAGGTATTGATAACAAGAAATTCTTTACAGAGAGCATAGATAAAGGTGTGCGGATAAGGTATGTTCCAGAGAGTAAGCTGAACTGCTTAAGAGTGTCTACACATATATACAACAGTACGGAAGATATTGATATGTTAATAGAAGAGATAAAAAAAGTAGTGTAA
- the rodA gene encoding rod shape-determining protein RodA → MGRNSKSVFGRIDGITFVLYLLLIGIGLLSIFSVEYSSTDTRVFVFSKSHGRQIMWLFISLFFGLLILFTDTKFFSSIAYMSYTIGLFLLIITIFVGIPMKGSQSWLGVGSFKFQPGEVCKIFTSLALAKFLSSPETQFKELKYKLIGVAIALMPAVFIVLQKETGLALVYLSFILVLYREGLPHSVLIIGFSSIALTLATLLVDKTTLFVAITAIAVLLAVLLRNGLKKGWTLRLVLIGSWLVCILFSQVIVPITFKHVLQKHQIERIYSTLGQQVPEEYLPEKDRGKKRKGISNYNVTQSKIAIGSGGFSGKGYLNGTSTKNEFVPEQNTDFIFCAVGEQFGFLGSTVLVLIYLMLMLRIVYLAEEQRSVFSRVYAYCVASILFFHFAINVSMTIGIAPVIGITLPLLSYGGSSLLSFSILIFILLRLDADRQVLIR, encoded by the coding sequence ATGGGTAGAAACAGTAAATCGGTTTTTGGTAGAATAGATGGGATCACATTTGTGTTATACCTGTTGTTGATAGGTATAGGTTTGCTGTCTATATTTTCTGTAGAATATAGCAGTACTGATACCCGTGTGTTTGTATTTAGTAAAAGCCATGGAAGACAGATAATGTGGTTATTTATTTCATTGTTCTTTGGGTTGCTTATTTTATTTACTGATACAAAGTTTTTCTCGTCAATAGCCTATATGTCCTATACAATAGGCCTGTTCTTGCTTATTATTACCATATTTGTAGGCATACCCATGAAGGGGTCACAGTCGTGGTTAGGGGTAGGGAGTTTTAAATTTCAGCCGGGTGAAGTTTGTAAAATATTCACGTCTTTAGCTTTAGCAAAGTTCTTATCCTCACCCGAAACTCAATTCAAAGAATTGAAATATAAACTTATTGGTGTGGCTATTGCTTTAATGCCTGCGGTGTTTATTGTTTTGCAGAAAGAAACAGGGTTAGCCTTAGTCTATTTATCCTTCATATTAGTGCTGTATAGAGAAGGGCTTCCGCATAGTGTGCTTATTATTGGATTTTCAAGCATTGCTTTAACTCTGGCTACTTTATTGGTAGATAAAACAACATTGTTCGTCGCTATTACTGCTATTGCGGTATTGTTGGCTGTATTATTACGCAATGGACTAAAAAAAGGATGGACACTAAGGCTTGTATTAATTGGTAGCTGGCTGGTGTGTATCTTGTTCTCACAAGTGATAGTACCAATAACGTTCAAGCATGTTTTACAAAAACACCAAATAGAAAGAATATATTCTACGCTGGGACAACAAGTTCCTGAAGAGTATTTGCCAGAAAAAGATAGAGGTAAAAAGAGAAAGGGTATATCCAATTATAATGTTACTCAATCTAAGATCGCTATAGGTTCAGGTGGTTTTTCAGGTAAAGGTTATTTAAATGGAACATCAACTAAAAACGAATTTGTTCCAGAGCAAAATACTGACTTTATATTCTGCGCTGTAGGAGAGCAGTTTGGCTTTTTAGGAAGTACGGTTTTGGTGCTTATCTACTTAATGCTGATGCTCAGAATAGTGTATTTAGCAGAAGAGCAGCGCTCAGTATTTAGTAGAGTATATGCCTATTGTGTGGCATCTATCCTTTTCTTCCACTTTGCTATTAATGTGTCCATGACCATTGGGATAGCTCCTGTTATTGGCATTACATTGCCTCTGTTAAGTTATGGAGGGTCGTCATTGTTGTCCTTCAGTATATTGATATTTATTTTATTGCGCCTAGATGCTGATAGACAAGTATTGATACGTTAA
- the aroQ gene encoding type II 3-dehydroquinate dehydratase, which produces MLQIMIINGPNLNLLGSRETDIYGGQTFEDFFMSLQGSYKEEIAFTYQQSNVEGEIVNLIQDADKTNDGIILNAAAYTHTSVAIADAIAAISTPTIEVHISNIYTREEFRKTSLTAANCIGVITGLGLNGYSLAAQHFLHLASKTS; this is translated from the coding sequence ATGTTGCAGATAATGATAATAAATGGCCCTAATCTTAACCTATTAGGCAGTAGAGAGACTGATATATATGGAGGGCAAACATTTGAAGACTTCTTCATGTCACTACAAGGATCTTACAAAGAAGAGATAGCATTTACCTATCAACAAAGCAATGTAGAAGGCGAAATAGTCAATCTTATACAAGACGCAGACAAAACAAATGACGGGATCATCCTAAATGCTGCTGCATACACGCATACCAGTGTTGCCATTGCAGATGCTATAGCTGCCATTAGTACTCCAACAATAGAAGTACATATTTCTAATATCTATACCAGAGAAGAATTTAGAAAAACAAGCCTTACTGCTGCCAACTGCATCGGAGTAATAACAGGGCTAGGGCTAAATGGCTATTCCCTAGCGGCACAGCACTTTTTACACCTAGCCTCTAAAACCTCTTAG
- a CDS encoding thioredoxin family protein, with product MALTESNSTEKGTQAPDFHLIDTLSNKFISLADVKGDKATVVMFICNHCPYVLHVNEALVKLASDYNTKGVGFVAISSNDVVNYPQDAPEKMKINAEKLGYPFPYLYDETQEIAKAYKAACTPDLYVFDKKLSEVYHGQLDDSRPSNGIPVTGKDIRAVLNSLLEDTTIPPVQKPSIGCNIKWK from the coding sequence ATGGCATTAACTGAATCTAATAGCACTGAGAAAGGAACACAGGCTCCTGATTTTCATTTAATAGATACCTTGTCTAATAAGTTTATTTCATTGGCAGATGTCAAAGGAGATAAGGCTACTGTTGTAATGTTTATTTGCAACCATTGTCCTTATGTTTTACACGTTAACGAAGCATTGGTCAAGTTGGCTAGTGATTATAATACTAAAGGAGTTGGGTTCGTTGCTATTAGTAGTAATGATGTAGTTAATTATCCACAGGATGCCCCTGAAAAAATGAAGATCAATGCAGAAAAGTTAGGCTATCCATTTCCCTATCTTTACGATGAAACTCAAGAGATTGCTAAGGCATATAAAGCTGCATGTACGCCAGATCTTTATGTGTTTGACAAAAAACTATCAGAAGTGTACCATGGTCAGTTAGATGATTCAAGACCTAGTAATGGTATTCCTGTAACGGGTAAGGATATTAGAGCTGTCTTAAATAGCCTGTTAGAAGATACAACTATCCCCCCTGTTCAGAAGCCAAGTATAGGCTGCAATATAAAATGGAAATAA
- the purB gene encoding adenylosuccinate lyase, which yields MELTALSAISPVDGRYRRQLAALAPYFSEYGLIYYRVRVEVEYFIFLSQKKVFSLPEGVTAGKLRKIYTSFTEADAQQIKDIERVTNHDVKAVEYFLKEKLEALGASDVKEWVHFGLTSQDVNNTSVPLSWKEAMEEVYLPELQTVVLSLKSLVSDWEGIPLLARTHGQPASPTTLGKELMVFVERLEGQIRLLSHIPHAAKFGGATGNFNAHNVAFPKMDWAKFGNDFVNKKLGLERMQYTTQIEHYDNIAAQFDALKRINTIIIDLCRDMWTYISMEYFKQKVKKGEVGSSAMPHKVNPIDFENAEGNLGIANALYEHLSAKLPISRLQRDLTDSTVLRNVGVPVAHSLLALKSLQKGIGKLLLNKDKLKEDLEDNWAVVAEAIQTILRRENYPQPYEALKALTRGKTSINKNDIHKFIDGLNVTLKLKKELKKITPHNYTGIF from the coding sequence ATGGAATTAACTGCACTTTCGGCAATAAGCCCAGTAGATGGTCGTTATCGTAGACAATTGGCAGCACTTGCGCCCTATTTTTCAGAGTATGGTCTAATATACTATCGCGTAAGGGTTGAGGTAGAGTATTTTATTTTCTTGTCTCAGAAGAAGGTATTTTCATTGCCAGAAGGTGTTACGGCCGGCAAACTTCGTAAGATATATACAAGCTTTACAGAGGCTGATGCACAGCAAATAAAAGATATAGAACGTGTTACCAATCATGATGTAAAGGCGGTTGAATATTTTCTGAAAGAAAAGCTGGAGGCACTTGGTGCTTCTGATGTGAAAGAGTGGGTGCATTTTGGGCTTACAAGCCAAGATGTAAATAATACCTCTGTTCCTTTGTCTTGGAAGGAGGCTATGGAAGAAGTGTATCTCCCAGAATTGCAAACAGTGGTGTTATCGCTAAAAAGCCTTGTTAGTGATTGGGAAGGTATTCCTTTACTAGCTCGCACACACGGGCAGCCGGCATCTCCTACTACATTAGGTAAAGAGTTGATGGTGTTTGTAGAAAGGTTGGAAGGGCAAATAAGGTTGTTAAGCCATATACCTCATGCTGCAAAGTTTGGTGGTGCAACGGGTAACTTCAACGCACACAATGTGGCTTTCCCTAAAATGGACTGGGCAAAGTTCGGTAATGACTTTGTGAATAAGAAGCTAGGGCTGGAGCGTATGCAGTATACTACGCAAATAGAGCATTACGATAATATAGCAGCACAATTTGACGCCTTGAAGCGTATCAATACAATTATTATTGATCTGTGTAGAGACATGTGGACCTATATTTCAATGGAGTACTTCAAACAGAAAGTAAAGAAGGGTGAAGTAGGAAGTAGTGCAATGCCTCATAAAGTTAACCCGATCGATTTCGAGAATGCAGAAGGTAATCTGGGTATTGCTAACGCACTGTATGAACATTTGTCTGCGAAGTTGCCTATTAGTCGTTTGCAACGCGATCTGACAGATAGTACCGTTTTGAGAAATGTAGGTGTTCCTGTTGCGCATAGCTTGCTTGCCTTAAAGTCTTTGCAGAAAGGTATAGGTAAGTTACTCCTGAATAAAGATAAGCTAAAGGAGGATCTTGAAGATAACTGGGCTGTTGTGGCAGAAGCGATACAAACAATTTTGCGTAGAGAAAACTACCCTCAACCATATGAAGCTTTAAAGGCACTTACAAGAGGTAAAACGTCTATAAATAAGAACGATATTCATAAGTTTATAGATGGATTGAATGTGACACTGAAGTTGAAAAAGGAGCTAAAAAAGATCACGCCACATAACTATACGGGTATTTTTTAA
- a CDS encoding sigma-70 family RNA polymerase sigma factor gives MPPNVIIDDSEILGLFSKAATKELAFKHLVVKYQERLYWHIRRMVVSHDDTDDILQNLFIKVWKNLESFRSDANLYTWLYRIATNETLTWIEKEKKRKSIPLDGEDGIYTDKLIAEKGFDANKIEWKLQQAIQSLPEKQKAVFCLRYYEEMPYDEMAIILDTSVGGLKASYHHAVKKVESFLTS, from the coding sequence ATGCCCCCAAACGTAATTATAGACGACAGTGAGATATTGGGCTTGTTTAGCAAAGCGGCAACTAAAGAGCTTGCTTTCAAACACTTGGTCGTAAAATATCAAGAGCGTTTATACTGGCATATCAGACGTATGGTTGTAAGCCATGACGACACTGACGACATATTGCAAAACCTGTTCATCAAAGTTTGGAAAAATCTGGAGAGCTTCCGTAGTGATGCCAACCTATATACTTGGCTGTATAGAATTGCCACTAATGAAACACTTACATGGATAGAAAAAGAGAAGAAAAGAAAATCTATACCACTTGATGGTGAAGACGGAATATATACGGACAAGCTAATAGCGGAAAAAGGCTTTGATGCCAATAAAATAGAATGGAAGCTGCAACAAGCCATCCAATCGCTACCCGAAAAACAAAAAGCAGTTTTTTGCCTGAGATACTATGAGGAGATGCCTTACGATGAAATGGCCATCATTTTAGACACCTCAGTAGGAGGATTGAAAGCATCTTATCATCATGCAGTAAAAAAGGTGGAAAGTTTTTTAACAAGCTAA
- a CDS encoding LysM peptidoglycan-binding domain-containing protein has product MYRVLMVLLSVMLFVGIAQARTTNDGKLLTAIHKNKLVIVHKVKSGETLFMLARRYHVPPAMLADANGLNYQSSLGKTIFIPLGAYNRLKVLPSNLSEARTLYYKIGRYDNLFIIAKYVGVKQKVLQGWNAMADNNVKEGQLLKVGWVLFDGTQKPFAKKDSLKKATEGKDGNNTVKYGDGVTVITLKPKDSLSKIHRRYITQTSNETFVVEDKGTAVFFPMSVKKAKIYYAFHDKAARGTIVKVVNPGTNMFVFAKVLGPLPQTKQYHNAVIGISETAKEELGITDDKAWCELYYSPRP; this is encoded by the coding sequence ATGTATCGAGTTCTTATGGTTTTATTGAGTGTAATGCTATTTGTAGGTATTGCTCAAGCTCGTACAACTAATGATGGAAAACTCTTAACTGCAATACATAAAAACAAGCTTGTTATTGTACATAAAGTAAAGAGTGGCGAAACGCTCTTTATGTTAGCTCGCAGATATCATGTTCCACCTGCTATGTTGGCTGACGCAAACGGACTGAATTATCAAAGCAGTTTAGGCAAGACAATATTCATACCACTTGGTGCATACAACAGGTTAAAGGTCTTGCCATCTAATCTCTCTGAAGCAAGAACGCTTTACTATAAAATAGGTCGTTATGACAACCTCTTTATCATAGCGAAATATGTAGGTGTAAAACAAAAAGTGCTACAGGGGTGGAATGCGATGGCAGACAACAATGTGAAAGAGGGGCAGCTGCTAAAAGTAGGATGGGTCCTGTTTGATGGCACACAAAAGCCATTTGCCAAAAAGGATTCTTTGAAGAAAGCCACGGAAGGGAAAGACGGTAATAATACTGTTAAATACGGAGATGGGGTTACAGTTATTACGTTAAAGCCTAAGGATTCCTTGTCTAAAATACATAGGCGATATATAACCCAAACAAGTAATGAAACCTTTGTTGTAGAAGATAAAGGAACAGCGGTGTTTTTTCCTATGTCGGTTAAAAAGGCTAAAATTTATTATGCATTCCATGATAAAGCAGCCAGAGGTACTATCGTGAAGGTGGTAAATCCTGGCACTAATATGTTTGTTTTTGCTAAGGTGTTAGGTCCTCTGCCTCAAACAAAGCAATATCATAATGCTGTTATTGGCATTAGCGAAACTGCTAAAGAGGAGCTAGGAATTACTGATGACAAAGCATGGTGCGAATTGTATTATTCTCCACGACCATAG
- the xerD gene encoding site-specific tyrosine recombinase XerD, whose protein sequence is MWQAYLKGFKAYLQLERSMSDNTVDAYLHDVAMLADYISSTNSNKAIDQLELSDLQYFLRHVTELGLSAGTQARVLSGIKSFFRYLQLEEVIKTDPTQLLEAPKLKRALPAYLSLDEIDTLFENIDHSTPEGQRNRAMLEVMYSCGLRVSELVGLQLSCLYLDVGFIRVIGKGNKERLVPIGTTAVKHINIYKSHIRNTIKVKQGAEDILFLNRRGGKLSRVMVFLILKDLTEKSGIKKNIHPHTLRHSFATHLVEAGADLRAVQEMMGHKSITTTEIYTHLDSSYLRDTLKKYHPRFSSKE, encoded by the coding sequence GTGTGGCAGGCATATCTAAAGGGCTTTAAAGCTTATTTGCAACTCGAGCGCTCCATGTCAGATAATACAGTGGATGCCTATCTGCACGATGTGGCTATGCTAGCTGATTATATTTCTAGCACCAACAGTAATAAGGCAATAGATCAGTTAGAACTATCGGATCTACAATATTTTTTAAGGCACGTTACAGAGCTGGGCTTGTCTGCTGGTACACAAGCTAGAGTGTTGAGTGGTATAAAGTCTTTTTTTCGCTATTTACAATTAGAAGAGGTTATTAAAACAGACCCTACGCAGCTATTGGAGGCGCCTAAGTTGAAAAGAGCACTTCCCGCATATTTAAGCTTAGACGAGATAGATACACTATTTGAAAACATAGACCATAGCACGCCCGAGGGGCAGAGGAATAGGGCTATGCTTGAAGTGATGTATAGCTGTGGATTGCGGGTTAGTGAGCTTGTAGGTTTGCAACTGTCCTGTCTTTATTTAGATGTTGGGTTTATTCGCGTAATTGGTAAAGGAAATAAAGAACGTCTTGTGCCTATAGGTACAACAGCTGTAAAGCATATCAATATATACAAAAGCCATATAAGGAATACTATAAAAGTTAAACAGGGTGCTGAAGATATCCTGTTCCTAAATAGAAGAGGGGGCAAATTATCAAGGGTGATGGTCTTTCTTATTTTAAAAGACCTTACAGAAAAGTCGGGCATCAAAAAAAATATACATCCTCATACCTTAAGGCATTCATTTGCTACTCATCTGGTAGAAGCCGGTGCCGATTTGAGAGCAGTACAAGAAATGATGGGGCATAAAAGTATTACTACTACAGAGATATATACACATCTTGATAGTTCTTACCTCAGAGATACGTTAAAGAAGTATCACCCGCGCTTTAGTAGTAAGGAATAA
- a CDS encoding MarR family transcriptional regulator, which translates to MPTIEELIITKPMKDPYMRAYINIMYTGVWLQQNVSQVLKPFDITEPQYNVLRILRGQQGSPMNLYEIQDRMIQKMSNVSRLIDKLLVKGLVERNECQDNRRRVDIVIREAGLKLLEDIEQPLLAMLGNVSKNITEEEARMLGDVLDKLRNE; encoded by the coding sequence ATGCCTACAATAGAGGAGCTTATTATAACAAAACCTATGAAGGATCCTTACATGCGTGCATACATTAATATAATGTACACCGGTGTTTGGTTACAACAAAATGTAAGTCAAGTGCTGAAGCCATTTGATATTACAGAACCACAATATAATGTGTTGAGAATACTTCGTGGACAGCAAGGAAGCCCTATGAACTTGTATGAGATACAAGATCGTATGATACAGAAGATGTCTAATGTGTCTAGGCTGATCGATAAGCTTTTGGTAAAAGGGCTTGTGGAAAGAAATGAGTGTCAGGATAATAGAAGAAGGGTAGATATAGTTATTAGAGAGGCTGGTTTGAAACTGCTTGAAGATATAGAACAACCACTTTTGGCTATGTTGGGCAACGTGAGTAAAAATATTACTGAAGAAGAAGCTAGAATGTTAGGCGATGTTTTAGACAAGCTTAGGAACGAATAA
- a CDS encoding MBL fold metallo-hydrolase — protein MAKIIPLSEGVFTVGHDKDFVPFDVDKDELTDRPRGSLLVDIQPFLIVTDKDVMVLDTGLGYKKDGVLQIHTNLRKNGYEPEEVTKVLMSHLHKDHASGLCYEDDNGMVKTTFPNAKYYIYRPEADFALEKGAPSFNPDSLHPVLSSDQVEWLDGEEGVIDGYIKFFHSGGHSPQHIVYLIDDGQNKVFFGGDEAPQLKQMKIKYIAKYDYNGKRAMELRAQYAEQGKNEAWQFLFYHDVKLPVSQL, from the coding sequence ATGGCAAAAATTATCCCGTTATCAGAAGGTGTGTTCACAGTTGGTCATGATAAAGACTTTGTTCCTTTTGATGTAGATAAAGACGAGTTGACGGATAGACCCAGAGGTTCTTTGCTGGTAGATATACAACCTTTTTTGATAGTTACAGATAAGGATGTTATGGTGCTGGATACAGGACTGGGCTATAAGAAAGATGGTGTTTTGCAAATACATACCAACCTTAGAAAGAATGGGTACGAACCCGAAGAGGTTACTAAAGTGTTGATGAGCCATTTGCATAAAGACCATGCTAGCGGGCTATGTTATGAAGATGATAATGGAATGGTAAAGACAACTTTCCCTAATGCTAAGTATTATATATACAGGCCAGAAGCTGATTTTGCATTAGAAAAAGGTGCTCCTTCTTTTAATCCTGATTCTTTACATCCTGTTCTTTCAAGCGATCAGGTAGAATGGCTTGATGGGGAAGAGGGTGTAATAGATGGTTATATTAAGTTTTTTCATTCAGGTGGTCACAGTCCACAGCATATTGTTTATTTGATAGATGACGGGCAGAATAAGGTGTTTTTTGGTGGAGACGAGGCACCACAACTGAAGCAGATGAAAATAAAATACATAGCAAAGTACGACTACAATGGTAAGCGTGCTATGGAGCTAAGGGCACAGTATGCTGAGCAAGGCAAGAATGAAGCTTGGCAGTTTCTTTTTTATCATGATGTGAAACTCCCAGTGTCTCAGTTGTAG
- a CDS encoding GNAT family protein, producing MLSVREITKEDIGSIASYWLGSDTDHMIGMGVELSKLPKREDWEQMLIKQINTPIEEKQSYALIWLLDGVAIGHCNINKIQFGEEAYMHLHLWDGVHRQKGMGVELVKMSIPYFFKNYQLKRLYCEPYALNEAPNRTLGKLGFKLLKEYITTPGFINFEQPVKRWVLEGGIGE from the coding sequence ATGTTATCGGTAAGAGAAATAACAAAAGAGGATATTGGGTCAATAGCGTCCTATTGGTTAGGTTCTGATACAGACCATATGATAGGTATGGGAGTGGAGCTATCAAAATTGCCAAAGCGTGAAGATTGGGAGCAGATGCTAATCAAGCAAATAAACACACCTATTGAAGAAAAGCAATCTTATGCTTTGATATGGCTTTTGGACGGAGTGGCAATTGGACATTGCAATATCAATAAAATACAATTTGGAGAGGAAGCTTACATGCATTTGCATCTGTGGGATGGTGTGCACAGGCAAAAGGGAATGGGAGTGGAGTTGGTGAAAATGAGTATCCCATATTTTTTTAAAAATTATCAATTAAAAAGGCTTTACTGTGAGCCATATGCATTAAACGAAGCACCTAACAGAACATTGGGAAAGCTAGGTTTTAAGCTACTAAAAGAGTACATCACTACACCCGGCTTTATCAACTTTGAACAGCCTGTGAAAAGGTGGGTTCTCGAAGGCGGCATAGGAGAATAA